The Palleronia sp. THAF1 genome contains the following window.
TGGCAGAGGTATAGGCCGGCCCGGCGCTGTCGCGCAGGCGGAACCCCATCAGCTTGTCCGCTCCAAGGTGAAGCGAAAACCAGTCCCATCCGCTTTGCGTCTCAGCCAGCGGAGAGGACGACCACTCGCGATCCAGCCATGCGCGGCCTGTCACCTGCACATCGCCATCGGGCAGCATCAGCGTTCCGGTCACGTCATAGAAGGGTTGCGAGTAGTAGTAGCTGGCCTGGCCCTCCGCCGATTTGACCGAATAGCCGCCGTCGCCCTGCGGCACGAAGGGGCGATTGGTGGATAGTTGTAGATCGTAGGCAACCGCGTCACTCGCGGCGGTCAGGCGCACGTCAGACAGGGATGGGCCGTTCATCGACCAATCGTCGATCCAAGCGTCGAACGGGTTGGCCTCCACGCCCGCTTGGCCGATCCCACCGCGGGCGAGGCGTTCAAACGCGACGTGACTGTCGGGCGTCGTGATCGCGGCATGGCCCAGCCACGCCTGTGGAGTCGACCAGTTCGTGCCCGGCGCCAGCGACAGGGCAGAGCGGAAGAGTGTCCACTGAATGCCGTAGGGCGTGCCGTCGGGGCCGGTAAGGTTGGCGGTCACGTACCACCACTCAATCCGGTAGTCGGAGTGGGGGCCGTGGTCCTGCGGAAAGCGGAAGGTCGGGTTCGGGCGCGGCTCGGCGAAGTCGCCGCTGGAGTCGCCAAGGCCTGCGAAGCCTTGGGCTTGCGCCAGTGCGGGGGCGGCGCTCAGCAACAGGGCGCGGCGGGTGATCCTAGCGTTCATGGGCGAAGACCTTCAGCAGTTCGGCGGGCGGCGTGCGCGATAGTCGCCAAGCGGGCCACGCGGCGGCGATCAGCGCGGCGAGGAGAGATAGGCCTGCCAGGCGGAGCCAGTCGAGCGGGAAGATGTGCATGGGCAGGCGCCAGCCGAACGCTTCGACGTTCACGATCGTCAGAAGGATCCATGCCAGCAGCAGGCCAACGGGCACGGCCGCCACGAAGGTCAGCGCCGCCAATAGGGCGGCGCGCGCCAGATCGAGCCACGCCAGGCGGCGGCGCGTCAGGCCCAGCGCCCAGACCGGGGCCAGTTGCGGCAGCCGCATGGTCGCCAGCGTCAGCAGCGAGGTCAGGATTGCCAGCGCGGCGACCCCCAGCGTCAGTACGTTCAGCGCAGCGGTGACGGTGAAAGTGCGCTCGAAAATATCCAGCGACAGGCGTTTGATTGCCGTCTGATCGGTGACCTGATCGGGGGGAAGGTCGAAGCGGTCCCGCAGGTCGGCTTGCAGGGCATCCACGTTTGCCGGATCAAGGCGCAGGCCGAAGTTGGTGGCGGGCGCGTTCGGAAAAAGTTGGTCGAACAGGTCCAGACCGACCATCGCTTGCCCGCGTGGGTTTCCGTAATCGCTGTAGACGCCCGCAATGGGGCCCTGCCAATCTGCGATGGCGATGGTGTCACCGGGCCAGAGGTTTTCGCGCCGGGCAAGCTGTTCGTTAACCAGCGCGGCCTCTCCGGCGGCGATGCGCGGCCATACGGTGTCGGCCTCGTCGATCAGCGGCCAGTTCTCGGAATATGTGGGGTGGTCGGCGACGCCGAAGACCTCTGCCGACGTGCCGGCAAGCTGCGTCTCGGCGGATCGGATCGGCAGGATCGCGTCGG
Protein-coding sequences here:
- a CDS encoding lipocalin-like domain-containing protein, translated to MNARITRRALLLSAAPALAQAQGFAGLGDSSGDFAEPRPNPTFRFPQDHGPHSDYRIEWWYVTANLTGPDGTPYGIQWTLFRSALSLAPGTNWSTPQAWLGHAAITTPDSHVAFERLARGGIGQAGVEANPFDAWIDDWSMNGPSLSDVRLTAASDAVAYDLQLSTNRPFVPQGDGGYSVKSAEGQASYYYSQPFYDVTGTLMLPDGDVQVTGRAWLDREWSSSPLAETQSGWDWFSLHLGADKLMGFRLRDSAGPAYTSATWIAPDGAPTPYPDGAFSAEPLETARVADRDVPVRWRVRLPDKGVDVTVAAINDQCWMDLLFPYWEGPVTVNGSHDGIGYLEMTGYE